In Malus sylvestris chromosome 15, drMalSylv7.2, whole genome shotgun sequence, a single genomic region encodes these proteins:
- the LOC126602077 gene encoding T-complex protein 1 subunit beta — protein MAVERIFKDEASEEKGERARLASFVGAMAIADLVKTTLGPKGMDKILQSTGRGHEVTVTNDGATILKSLHIDNAAAKVLVDISKVQDDEVGDGTTSVVVLAGELLREAEKLVASKIHPMTIISGYRMAAECARNALLQKVVDNKADSEKFKSDLMKIAMTTLSSKILSQDKEHFAQLAVDAVMRLKGSTNLEAIQIIKKPGGSLIDSFLDEGFILDKKIGLGQPKRIENANILVANTAMDTDKVKIYGARVRVDSMAKVAEIEGAEKDKMREKVQKIIGHGINCFVNRQLIYNFPEELFADAGILAIEHADFDGIERLALVTGGEIASTFDNPESVKLGHCKLIEEIMIGEDKLIHFSGVELGQACTIVLRGASHHVLDEAERSLHDALCVLSQTVNDSRVLLGGGWPEMIMAKEVDELARKTPGKKSHAIEAFSRALLAIPTIIADNAGLDSAELIAKLRAEHQKEGCTSGIDVISGTVGDMAERGISEAFKVKQAVLLSATEAAEMILRVDEIITCAPRKREDRM, from the exons ATGGCG GTGGAGAGAATTTTCAAAGATGAAGCTAGTGAGGAGAAAGGAGAGCGCGCCAGACTG GCTTCATTTGTGGGCGCAATGGCAATTGCTGACTTGGTTAAGACAACCTTAGGGCCGAAGGGAATG GATAAAATTTTGCAATCAACAGGAAGAGGACACGAGGTTACTGTTACTAATGATGGGGCCACCATCTTAAAGTCCCTGCATATTGACAATGCAGCTGCTAAAGTTCTTGTTG ATATTTCAAAAGTTCAAGATGATGAAGTTGGTGACGGGACAACTTCTGTTGTTGTTTTGGCGGGTGAGCTCTTAAGGGAGGCTGAAAAGCTGGTTGCATCAAAGATTCACCCAATGACAATCATTTCAG GTTATCGGATGGCAGCTGAATGTGCACGTAATGCTTTATTGCAGAAGGTTGTGGATAACAAGGCTGACTCTG AAAAATTTAAGTCGGACCTAATGAAGATCGCAATGACTACTTTGAGCTCCAAAATTCTTTCTCAGGACAAAGAACATTTTGCACAGCTAGCCGTGGATGCTGTGATGCGCCTAAAG GGAAGTACCAACTTAGAGGCTATCCAAATTATAAAGAAGCCCGGTGGATCACTTATAGATTCATTTTTAGATGAAGG atTTATTCTTGACAAGAAAATAGGTCTTGGTCAGCCGAAGCGCATAGAGAATGCAAACATTTTGGTCGCAAACACAGCAATGGACACAGACAAAGTGAAGATTTATGGGGCACGTGTTCGTGTTGATTCAATGGCGAAGGTTGCTGAAATTGAAGGGGCTGAGAAAgataaaatgagagaaaaagtgCAGAAGATCATAGGTCATGGAATTAACTGTTTCGTTAACAGACAGTTGATCTACAATTTCCCAGAAGAACTCTTTGCAGATGCTGGAATACTTGCAATTGAGCATGCTGATTTTGATGGCATTGAGCGTTTGGCCTTAGTTACTGGTGGTGAAATTGCATCAACCTTTGATAATCCAGAGTCCGTTAAGCTTGGGCACTGCAAGCTCATTGAGGAAATTATGATTGGTGAGGACAAGTTGATCCATTTTTCTGGAGTTGAACTGGGTCAGGCTTGCACAATAGTGCTGAGAGGCGCGAg CCATCACGTTCTTGACGAGGCTGAAAGGTCTCTGCATGATGCCTTGTGTGTGCTGTCTCAGACGGTCAATGACAGCAGAGTTTTGCTTGGAGGTGGATGGCCTGAGATGATAATGGCAAAGGAAGTTGATGAGTTGGCCAGGAAAACGCCTGGAAAGAAATCTCATGCTATTGAAGCTTTCTCGCGGGCACTCTTGGCCATTCCTACTATCATTGCTGACAATGCCGGTTTGGACAGTGCTGAGTTGATTGCAAAGCTACGTGCAGAGCACCAGAAAGAAGGATGCACTTCTGGGATTGATGTCATCTCTGGAACG GTAGGAGACATGGCAGAACGAGGGATATCAGAAGCGTTTAAAGTTAAGCAGGCCGTCCTGCTCTCTGCAACAGAGGCTGCAGAGATGATTCTTAGAGTTGACGAGATCATCACCTGTGCACCAAGGAAGAGAGAAGATAGAATGTGA